In one window of Streptomyces sp. FXJ1.172 DNA:
- a CDS encoding class I SAM-dependent methyltransferase, with amino-acid sequence MADAASRLRSLAEQVLGVPLPVRLRAWDGSQAGPPDAPALVVRNRRALRRMLFKPGELGLARAWVAGDLEVEGDLYTALDAMAGLVWEREEGSRGLLQAVRDPGVRAAVRELLRLAGPPLPPAPPREEVRRPRRHLHTRHSDRRAISHHYDVGNDFYELVLGPSMVYSCAYWDQDATLESAQRDKLELICAKLGLTEGQRLLDVGCGWGSMALQAAREHGVSVVGVTLSQEQAVYARKRVADEGLADRVEIRVQDYRDVVDGPFDAISSIGMAEHVGAERYLEYARQLYGLLKPGGRLLNHQIARRPQHDETTYQVDEFIDAYVFPDGELAPLGTTVTQLERAGFEVRDVESIREHYARTLRRWVANLEGDWDHAVRLTSPGRARVWRLYMAACALAFERNRIGVNQVLAIRTPEPGRSGLPLRTRTWNTA; translated from the coding sequence ATGGCCGACGCCGCGTCGCGGCTGAGGAGTCTTGCCGAACAGGTGCTGGGAGTCCCGCTCCCGGTCCGGCTACGGGCCTGGGACGGATCACAGGCCGGGCCGCCGGACGCGCCGGCGCTGGTCGTCCGCAACCGCCGCGCCCTGCGCCGCATGCTGTTCAAACCGGGTGAACTGGGCCTCGCCCGCGCCTGGGTCGCGGGCGACCTGGAGGTCGAGGGCGACCTGTACACCGCGCTCGACGCGATGGCGGGACTGGTGTGGGAACGCGAGGAGGGCTCCCGCGGCCTCCTCCAGGCCGTGCGTGACCCCGGCGTCCGCGCCGCCGTCCGCGAACTGCTCAGGCTCGCCGGGCCGCCCCTGCCGCCCGCCCCGCCGCGCGAGGAGGTCCGCAGGCCCCGCCGGCACCTGCACACCCGGCACTCCGACAGACGGGCCATCAGCCACCACTACGACGTCGGCAACGACTTCTACGAACTCGTCCTCGGTCCGTCCATGGTGTACTCGTGCGCCTACTGGGACCAGGACGCAACCCTCGAGTCCGCCCAGCGCGACAAGCTCGAACTCATCTGCGCCAAACTCGGCCTGACGGAGGGCCAGCGGCTGCTGGACGTCGGCTGCGGCTGGGGCTCCATGGCCCTGCAGGCGGCCCGCGAGCACGGCGTGAGCGTCGTCGGGGTCACCCTCTCCCAGGAACAGGCCGTCTACGCCCGTAAGCGGGTCGCCGACGAGGGCCTGGCCGACCGGGTGGAGATCAGGGTCCAGGACTACCGGGACGTCGTGGACGGCCCCTTCGACGCGATCTCCTCCATCGGCATGGCCGAACATGTCGGCGCCGAACGCTACCTGGAGTACGCCCGCCAGCTGTACGGCCTGCTCAAGCCCGGCGGACGGCTGCTCAACCACCAGATCGCCCGCCGCCCGCAGCACGACGAAACGACGTACCAGGTGGACGAGTTCATCGACGCCTACGTCTTCCCGGACGGCGAACTCGCTCCGCTCGGCACCACCGTCACCCAGCTGGAGCGCGCCGGGTTCGAGGTGCGGGACGTGGAGTCCATCCGCGAGCACTACGCCCGCACCCTGCGCCGGTGGGTCGCCAACCTGGAGGGGGACTGGGACCACGCGGTCCGGCTCACCAGCCCCGGCCGCGCCCGCGTCTGGCGGCTGTACATGGCCGCCTGCGCACTCGCCTTCGAGCGCAACCGCATCGGCGTCAACCAGGTCCTGGCGATCCGCACCCCGGAGCCGGGCCGCTCCGGGCTGCCGCTGCGCACCCGCACCTGGAACACGGCCTGA
- a CDS encoding ABC transporter permease has product MFRTALRNVLAHKARLLMTVLAVMLGVAFVSGTLVFTNTISDAYQKSSAKGFDQVDVAVRAKYQDSEGDKVGRTPDLTQALLQKAAKVPGAASATGVVTGFTALADKDGKLAGGDWQSTGGNYWGTKDARYPLVSGHAPHGRGEVLIDSRTAERTGYKTGDTVRLSVDGPVLTPTVAGIFTTDDGNVAAGGSLTLFDTPTAQALFGKKGAFDEIDVKAAAGTSQAALKAELDKALPAHLVETTTGKQLADDQARNIASSMSGLKQALLVFAGIALFVGTFIIANTFTMLVAQRTRELALLRAVGASRRQVTRSVLIEAFAVGAVAGVSGLAVGIGIGAGLRSLLGSFGASVPDGPLVITPGTVASALAVGILITMLAAWLPGRRAAKIPPVAAMSSVHAKATTKSLVLRNTLGALFAAAGVAVVLTATTMSADSAQGPMGIGAVLLIIGVFILTPLLSRPLIAAAAPVLRVFGVSGKLARQNSVRNPRRTAATASALMIGLTLITGMTVMAGSLQTAIDKMASSAIRADYVVSMANRSPLSPDVAHKLAAADGVTASSPLRNAPSRIDGKTEFLTGVDGASITKLTDLKVDDGSFTVGGSQVVVDKDRAKEHGWTPGSHFTAHFEDGKARQLTVAGVYEGNDMINGIMLDNKVLTPHLKDPADMQVMVKTADGASAATKDGLAKVLGTNPAIKIQDKQDISNSIAQIFSTMLNMLYGLLGMAVIVAVLGVINTLAMSVFERSQEIGMLRAIGLDRKAVKRMVRLESLVISLFGGVLGIGLGVFFGWAAGQLLGTKMPTYELVLPWGRMAVFLLLAGMVGVLAALWPARRAARLNMLASIKAE; this is encoded by the coding sequence ATGTTCCGCACCGCCCTGCGCAACGTCCTCGCGCACAAGGCCCGGCTCCTGATGACCGTGCTCGCCGTCATGCTCGGCGTGGCGTTCGTGTCCGGGACGCTGGTCTTCACCAACACCATCTCCGACGCCTACCAGAAGAGCAGCGCCAAGGGCTTCGACCAGGTCGACGTCGCCGTACGGGCCAAGTACCAGGACTCCGAGGGGGACAAGGTCGGCCGGACGCCCGATCTGACCCAGGCGCTGCTGCAGAAGGCCGCCAAGGTCCCGGGCGCGGCCTCCGCGACCGGTGTCGTCACCGGCTTCACCGCCCTCGCCGACAAGGACGGCAAGCTGGCCGGCGGCGACTGGCAGTCCACCGGCGGCAACTACTGGGGCACCAAGGACGCCCGCTACCCGCTGGTCAGCGGTCACGCCCCGCACGGCAGGGGCGAGGTGCTGATCGACTCCAGGACCGCCGAGCGCACCGGCTACAAGACCGGCGACACCGTGCGGCTCTCCGTCGACGGCCCGGTCCTCACCCCCACCGTCGCGGGCATCTTCACCACCGACGACGGCAATGTCGCCGCGGGCGGCAGCCTCACGCTCTTCGACACCCCGACCGCGCAGGCCCTGTTCGGCAAGAAGGGCGCGTTCGACGAGATCGACGTCAAGGCCGCGGCCGGCACCAGCCAGGCGGCGCTGAAGGCCGAGCTGGACAAGGCGCTGCCGGCGCACCTGGTGGAGACCACCACCGGCAAGCAGCTCGCCGACGACCAGGCGCGGAACATCGCCAGCTCGATGAGCGGTCTGAAGCAGGCTCTGCTGGTCTTCGCCGGCATCGCGCTGTTCGTCGGCACGTTCATCATCGCCAACACCTTCACCATGCTGGTCGCCCAGCGCACCCGGGAGCTGGCCCTGCTGCGCGCGGTCGGTGCCTCGCGCCGCCAGGTCACCCGCTCGGTGCTGATCGAGGCGTTCGCGGTCGGCGCGGTCGCCGGGGTGAGCGGTCTGGCCGTCGGCATCGGCATCGGCGCGGGCCTGCGCTCGCTGCTGGGCTCCTTCGGCGCGAGCGTGCCGGACGGACCGCTGGTGATCACCCCGGGCACCGTGGCGTCCGCCCTCGCGGTCGGCATCCTCATCACCATGCTGGCCGCCTGGCTGCCCGGCCGGCGGGCCGCGAAGATCCCGCCGGTGGCGGCGATGAGCAGCGTGCACGCCAAGGCCACCACCAAGTCGCTGGTGCTGCGCAACACTCTGGGCGCGCTGTTCGCGGCGGCCGGCGTCGCGGTGGTCCTGACGGCCACCACGATGAGCGCCGACTCCGCCCAGGGCCCGATGGGCATCGGCGCGGTCCTGCTGATCATCGGCGTGTTCATCCTGACCCCGCTGCTGTCCCGCCCGCTGATCGCGGCCGCCGCCCCGGTGCTGCGCGTCTTCGGTGTCTCGGGCAAGCTGGCCCGCCAGAACTCGGTGCGCAACCCGCGCCGTACGGCGGCCACCGCCTCCGCGCTGATGATCGGCCTGACCCTGATCACCGGCATGACGGTGATGGCGGGCAGCCTGCAGACGGCGATCGACAAGATGGCGTCCTCGGCGATCCGCGCGGACTACGTCGTCTCGATGGCCAACCGCTCGCCCCTCTCCCCGGACGTGGCGCACAAGCTCGCCGCCGCCGACGGCGTCACCGCGAGCAGCCCGCTGCGCAACGCCCCGTCCCGCATCGACGGCAAGACGGAGTTCCTGACCGGCGTCGACGGCGCGTCCATCACGAAGCTGACGGACCTGAAGGTGGACGACGGCTCCTTCACGGTGGGCGGCTCGCAGGTCGTCGTCGACAAGGACCGGGCCAAGGAGCACGGTTGGACGCCCGGTTCGCACTTCACCGCCCACTTCGAGGACGGCAAGGCACGGCAGCTGACGGTCGCCGGTGTCTACGAGGGCAACGACATGATCAACGGGATCATGCTCGACAACAAGGTCCTCACCCCGCACCTGAAGGACCCGGCCGACATGCAGGTCATGGTCAAGACGGCGGACGGCGCCTCCGCGGCGACGAAGGACGGGCTGGCGAAGGTCCTGGGCACCAACCCGGCGATCAAGATCCAGGACAAGCAGGACATCTCCAACAGCATCGCGCAGATCTTCTCGACGATGCTGAACATGCTCTACGGTCTGCTCGGCATGGCGGTGATCGTCGCGGTCCTCGGGGTCATCAACACCCTGGCCATGTCGGTCTTCGAGCGCTCCCAGGAGATCGGCATGCTCCGCGCGATCGGCCTGGACCGCAAGGCGGTCAAGCGGATGGTCCGGCTGGAGTCCCTGGTGATCTCCCTGTTCGGCGGGGTCCTCGGCATCGGCCTCGGCGTGTTCTTCGGCTGGGCGGCCGGCCAGCTGCTGGGCACGAAGATGCCGACGTACGAACTGGTCCTGCCCTGGGGCCGGATGGCGGTCTTCCTGCTGCTGGCGGGCATGGTCGGCGTCCTGGCCGCCCTGTGGCCGGCCCGGCGCGCGGCGCGGCTGAACATGCTCGCGTCGATCAAGGCCGAGTAG
- a CDS encoding ABC transporter ATP-binding protein: MTTTPTAGRTTAVAARATELSKIYGQGETRVVALDRVSVDFRQAEFTAIMGPSGSGKSTLMHCVAGLDTFSSGSVRIGETELGSLKDKQLTKLRRDKIGFIFQAFNLLPTLTALENITLPMDIAGRKADKAWLDRVIEMVGLSGRLSHRPSQLSGGQQQRVAVARALASRPDIIFGDEPTGNLDSRSGAEVLGFLRNSVRELGQTVVMVTHDPVAAAYADRVVFLADGRIVDEIHGPTSDAVLDLMKQFDAKGRTS, encoded by the coding sequence GTGACCACCACACCCACCGCCGGCCGGACCACCGCCGTGGCCGCACGCGCCACGGAGCTGTCGAAGATCTACGGGCAGGGTGAGACCCGGGTGGTCGCCCTGGACCGCGTCTCCGTCGACTTCCGGCAGGCCGAGTTCACCGCGATCATGGGCCCGTCCGGCTCCGGCAAGTCCACGCTGATGCACTGCGTGGCCGGCCTCGACACCTTCTCCTCGGGTTCCGTGCGCATCGGTGAGACCGAGCTGGGCTCCCTGAAGGACAAGCAGCTCACCAAGCTGCGCCGGGACAAGATCGGCTTCATCTTCCAGGCCTTCAACCTGCTGCCGACGCTGACCGCGCTGGAGAACATCACCCTGCCGATGGACATCGCGGGCCGCAAGGCCGACAAGGCGTGGCTGGACCGGGTGATCGAGATGGTGGGGCTGTCCGGGCGGCTCAGCCACCGGCCCTCCCAGCTCTCCGGCGGCCAGCAGCAGCGGGTGGCGGTCGCCCGCGCCCTCGCCTCCAGGCCCGACATCATCTTCGGCGACGAGCCGACCGGAAACCTCGACTCGCGCTCCGGCGCCGAGGTACTCGGCTTCCTGCGCAACTCGGTGCGCGAACTGGGCCAGACGGTGGTCATGGTGACCCACGACCCGGTCGCCGCCGCCTACGCGGACCGCGTGGTCTTCCTGGCCGACGGCCGGATCGTGGACGAGATCCACGGCCCCACGTCCGACGCCGTCCTCGACCTGATGAAGCAGTTCGACGCGAAGGGCCGTACCAGCTGA
- a CDS encoding 4-hydroxybenzoate 3-monooxygenase → MRTTVGIIGAGPAGLLLARLLHRAGIDSVVLESRDRAYVEHRQRAGILEQGTADVLRAVGAGERLDREGLRHDGIELRFDRRRHRVHFPGLTGGRSVWVYAQTEVCKDLIALQLKEGGPLLFEAQALAVEGAAGDRPRIPFRHQGREDVLECDYVAGCDGFWGVARSAVPAALSRVFERTYPYAWLGVLADVPPSHDELVYARHERGFALLSMRSPSVSRLYLQVPAGTDAGDWTDEAIWPELARRFETDDDWRLERGPITQKSVTPMRSYVHEPMRHGRLFLAGDAAHIVPPTGAKGLNLAVGDVVTLARALAHEKETGSPDLLDAYSATCLRRVWQAERFSCDMTTLLHPAPDATAFDGRLQQARLERIASSRAAETDLAEAYTGFPLG, encoded by the coding sequence ATGCGCACCACCGTCGGGATCATCGGAGCGGGGCCGGCCGGGCTGCTGCTGGCGCGGCTGCTGCACCGCGCCGGCATCGACTCGGTCGTCCTGGAGAGCCGCGACCGTGCCTACGTCGAGCACCGCCAGCGCGCCGGGATCCTGGAGCAGGGCACGGCCGACGTGCTGCGCGCCGTCGGCGCCGGGGAGCGGCTGGACCGGGAGGGGCTGCGCCACGACGGCATCGAGCTGCGCTTCGACCGCCGCCGCCACCGTGTCCACTTCCCCGGCCTCACCGGCGGACGCTCGGTGTGGGTGTACGCGCAGACCGAGGTGTGCAAGGACCTCATCGCCCTGCAGCTGAAGGAGGGCGGGCCGCTGCTGTTCGAGGCGCAGGCGCTGGCGGTGGAGGGCGCGGCCGGCGACCGGCCGCGCATCCCCTTCCGGCACCAGGGCCGCGAGGACGTGCTCGAGTGCGACTACGTCGCCGGGTGCGACGGCTTCTGGGGCGTGGCCCGCTCCGCCGTCCCGGCCGCGCTCTCGCGCGTGTTCGAGCGGACGTACCCCTACGCCTGGCTCGGCGTCCTCGCCGATGTCCCGCCCTCGCACGACGAACTCGTCTACGCCCGCCACGAACGCGGCTTCGCCCTGCTGTCCATGCGGTCCCCGTCCGTGTCCCGCCTCTACCTCCAGGTGCCCGCCGGCACGGACGCCGGCGACTGGACGGACGAGGCGATCTGGCCGGAACTGGCGCGCCGCTTCGAGACGGACGACGACTGGCGGCTGGAGCGCGGACCCATCACCCAGAAGTCGGTCACACCGATGCGCTCCTACGTCCACGAACCCATGCGCCACGGCCGGCTCTTCCTCGCCGGTGACGCCGCCCACATCGTCCCGCCGACCGGCGCCAAGGGCCTGAACCTGGCCGTCGGCGACGTCGTCACCCTCGCCCGGGCGCTCGCCCACGAGAAGGAGACCGGCTCCCCGGACCTCCTCGACGCCTACTCCGCGACCTGCCTGCGGCGCGTCTGGCAGGCCGAGCGGTTCTCCTGCGACATGACGACCCTGCTGCACCCCGCCCCGGACGCCACGGCCTTCGACGGCCGCCTCCAGCAGGCCCGGCTGGAGCGGATCGCCTCCTCGCGCGCGGCCGAGACCGACCTGGCCGAGGCGTACACCGGTTTCCCGCTCGGGTAG
- a CDS encoding Bax inhibitor-1/YccA family protein: MRSSNPVFSRRGFSRDNGYAGFNTAPQAGYAQGNPYAQNPYAQNPYAQQGVQYGAPPQAPVTTDRMTMDDVVVRSAMTLGTVALGAVIAWALLPVSATSYGLAIGSGLIAVVLALVQSFKRTPSPALILGYAAFEGVFLGVISEIYNSRWQGAPFQAVLGTMAVLGATLLVYKAGWIRVTARYARMGIAIAMAFMVVMAVNLLLVVLGVAENGGLRSFGPLGALVSIVSILLGAFYLTLDFKQIEDGIAYGAPRNEAWLAAFGLTVALVWIYTEMLRLVAIFTNSD; the protein is encoded by the coding sequence ATGAGGAGCAGTAACCCGGTCTTCTCGCGACGGGGGTTCAGCCGCGACAACGGCTACGCCGGCTTCAACACCGCACCGCAGGCCGGGTACGCACAGGGCAACCCGTACGCGCAGAACCCCTACGCGCAAAACCCCTACGCCCAGCAGGGTGTGCAGTACGGCGCGCCCCCGCAGGCCCCGGTCACCACCGACCGGATGACCATGGACGACGTCGTCGTCCGCTCGGCCATGACGCTCGGCACGGTCGCCCTGGGCGCCGTCATCGCCTGGGCGCTGCTGCCGGTCTCGGCCACCAGCTACGGCCTGGCCATCGGCTCCGGGCTGATCGCTGTCGTCCTGGCGCTGGTCCAGAGCTTCAAGCGGACCCCGTCGCCCGCTCTGATCCTCGGGTACGCCGCGTTCGAGGGTGTCTTCCTCGGCGTCATCAGCGAGATCTACAACAGCCGTTGGCAGGGCGCCCCCTTCCAGGCGGTGCTCGGCACCATGGCGGTTCTGGGCGCGACCCTGCTGGTCTACAAGGCCGGCTGGATCCGCGTCACCGCGCGCTACGCCCGTATGGGCATCGCCATCGCGATGGCCTTCATGGTCGTCATGGCGGTCAACCTGCTGCTGGTGGTGCTCGGCGTCGCCGAGAACGGCGGCCTGCGCAGCTTCGGCCCGCTCGGCGCGCTCGTCAGCATCGTCTCGATCCTGCTCGGCGCGTTCTACCTGACGCTGGACTTCAAGCAGATCGAGGACGGCATCGCCTACGGCGCCCCGCGCAACGAGGCCTGGCTCGCCGCGTTCGGTCTCACCGTGGCCCTGGTGTGGATCTACACGGAGATGCTGCGACTGGTGGCGATCTTCACCAACAGCGACTAG
- a CDS encoding DUF4287 domain-containing protein, translating to MSQLFSEETHRNLLARIPHCTGREVSDWLRTVEEGPALVRFEEKVSWLRHEYDLAYGHAKAIVHEYDLRRAARKLL from the coding sequence ATGTCCCAGCTCTTCTCCGAGGAGACCCACCGCAATCTGCTCGCCCGCATCCCCCACTGCACCGGTCGTGAAGTCTCCGACTGGCTGCGCACCGTAGAAGAAGGACCCGCCCTGGTCCGCTTCGAGGAGAAGGTCAGCTGGCTCAGGCACGAGTACGACCTCGCGTACGGCCACGCGAAGGCCATCGTGCACGAATACGACTTGAGGAGGGCGGCCCGCAAGCTGCTCTAG
- a CDS encoding acetyl-CoA C-acetyltransferase, whose amino-acid sequence MPEAVIVSTARSPIGRAVKGSLKDLRPDDLTATIIQAALAKVPELDPRDIDDLMLGCGLPGGEQGHNLGRIVAVQMGMDHLPGCTVTRYCSSSLQTSRMALHAIKAGEGDVFISAGVETVSRFVKGSSDGLPDTHNPLFAEAEARTEAVAQQEGTTWHDPREDGLVPDAYIAMGQTAENLARWKGVTRQEMDEFGVRSQNLAEQAIKNGFWEREITPVTLPDGTVVSKDDGPRAGVTVEGVAGLKPVFRPDGLVTAGNCCPLNDGAAAVVIMSDTKARELGLTPLARIVSTGVSGLSPEIMGLGPVEASKQALRRAGLTIDDIDLVEINEAFAAQVIPSYRDLGIDIDKLNVNGGAIAVGHPFGMTGARITGTLINSLQWHDKQFGLETMCVGGGQGMAMVIERLS is encoded by the coding sequence ATGCCCGAAGCCGTCATCGTCTCGACCGCCCGCTCCCCCATCGGCCGCGCCGTCAAGGGCTCCCTGAAGGACCTGCGCCCCGACGACCTGACCGCCACGATCATCCAGGCCGCGCTCGCCAAGGTCCCCGAGCTGGACCCCAGGGACATCGACGACCTGATGCTCGGCTGCGGTCTCCCCGGCGGCGAGCAGGGCCACAACCTCGGCCGTATCGTCGCCGTGCAGATGGGCATGGACCACCTGCCCGGCTGCACGGTCACCCGGTACTGCTCCTCCTCCCTGCAGACCAGCCGCATGGCCCTGCACGCCATCAAGGCCGGCGAGGGCGACGTCTTCATCTCGGCCGGCGTCGAGACGGTCTCCCGTTTCGTCAAGGGCAGCTCCGACGGCCTCCCGGACACGCACAACCCGCTGTTCGCCGAGGCCGAGGCCCGCACCGAGGCCGTCGCCCAGCAGGAGGGCACGACCTGGCACGACCCGCGCGAGGACGGCCTGGTCCCCGACGCGTACATCGCGATGGGCCAGACCGCCGAGAACCTCGCCCGCTGGAAGGGCGTCACCCGCCAGGAGATGGACGAGTTCGGCGTCCGCTCGCAGAACCTCGCCGAGCAGGCCATCAAGAACGGCTTCTGGGAGCGCGAGATCACCCCGGTGACCCTCCCGGACGGCACGGTCGTCAGCAAGGACGACGGCCCGCGCGCCGGCGTCACGGTGGAGGGCGTGGCGGGCCTCAAGCCGGTCTTCCGCCCGGACGGGCTGGTCACGGCCGGCAACTGCTGCCCGCTCAACGACGGCGCCGCGGCCGTCGTCATCATGTCCGACACCAAGGCCCGCGAGCTGGGCCTGACCCCGCTCGCGCGCATCGTCTCCACCGGTGTCTCCGGCCTGTCCCCCGAGATCATGGGCCTCGGCCCGGTCGAGGCCAGCAAGCAGGCCCTGCGCCGCGCCGGCCTGACCATCGACGACATCGACCTGGTCGAGATCAACGAGGCCTTCGCCGCCCAGGTGATCCCCTCCTACCGGGACCTCGGCATCGACATCGACAAGCTGAACGTCAACGGCGGCGCCATCGCCGTGGGCCACCCCTTCGGCATGACCGGCGCCCGCATCACCGGCACGCTCATCAACTCCCTGCAGTGGCACGACAAGCAGTTCGGCCTGGAGACGATGTGCGTCGGCGGCGGCCAGGGCATGGCGATGGTCATCGAGCGCCTCAGCTGA
- a CDS encoding SGNH/GDSL hydrolase family protein, whose translation MTSMSRARVARRIAAGAAYGGGGAGLVGAAAVGLLLAEVRLARRHVGNGSGGRVPVADGVYGRTYDAPGEPVLRLALLGDSTAAGQGVHRAGQTPGALLASGLAAVAERPVELRNVAVPGAQSDDLDRQVASVLAAPFPVPDICVIMIGANDVTHRMPPTRSVRHLSAAVRRLRTAGAEVVVGTCPDLGTIEPVQQPLRWLARRASRQLAAAQTIGVVAQGGRTVSLGDLLGPEFEANPRELFGPDNYHPSAEGYATAAMAVLPTVCAALGLWPAEEERPDVTRREGFLPVARAAAEAASEAGTEVAAAMPTGPRGPWALLKRRRRRRVPEAEPAAPSL comes from the coding sequence ATGACGAGCATGTCGAGGGCGCGAGTGGCCCGGCGCATCGCGGCCGGGGCGGCGTACGGCGGCGGCGGGGCCGGCCTGGTCGGCGCGGCCGCCGTCGGCCTGCTGCTGGCGGAGGTACGGCTGGCCCGGCGTCATGTGGGCAACGGCAGCGGCGGCCGGGTGCCGGTGGCCGACGGCGTGTACGGCCGCACCTACGACGCCCCCGGTGAACCGGTCCTCAGGCTGGCGCTGCTCGGCGACTCGACGGCGGCCGGACAGGGCGTGCACCGGGCGGGCCAGACACCGGGGGCGCTGCTGGCGTCGGGGCTCGCGGCGGTGGCGGAGCGCCCGGTGGAGCTGCGCAACGTCGCCGTGCCCGGGGCCCAGTCGGACGACCTGGACCGCCAGGTGGCGTCGGTGCTCGCGGCCCCGTTTCCCGTCCCGGACATCTGCGTGATCATGATCGGCGCGAACGACGTGACCCACCGGATGCCGCCGACCCGTTCGGTACGGCACCTGTCGGCGGCGGTACGGCGGCTGCGCACGGCCGGCGCCGAGGTGGTGGTCGGCACCTGCCCCGACCTCGGCACGATCGAGCCGGTGCAGCAGCCGTTGCGCTGGCTGGCCCGGCGGGCGTCCCGGCAGCTCGCGGCGGCCCAGACGATCGGCGTGGTGGCGCAGGGGGGCCGCACGGTGTCGCTGGGCGACCTGCTGGGCCCGGAGTTCGAGGCGAACCCGCGCGAGCTGTTCGGCCCGGACAACTACCACCCCTCGGCGGAGGGCTACGCGACAGCGGCGATGGCGGTCCTGCCCACGGTCTGCGCCGCCCTCGGCCTGTGGCCGGCGGAGGAGGAGCGCCCGGACGTCACGCGCCGCGAGGGCTTCCTGCCGGTGGCCCGCGCCGCGGCCGAGGCGGCTTCGGAGGCGGGCACGGAGGTCGCGGCGGCGATGCCGACCGGGCCGCGGGGGCCGTGGGCCCTGCTGAAGCGCAGGCGCCGCCGCAGGGTCCCGGAAGCAGAACCGGCGGCCCCGTCGCTCTGA
- a CDS encoding cystathionine beta-synthase, giving the protein MQFHDSMISLVGNTPLVRLNNVTKGIRATVLAKVEYFNPGGSVKDRIALRMIEAAEQSGELKPGGTIVEPTSGNTGVGLAIVAQQKGYKCIFVCPDKVSTDKINVLRAYGAEVVVCPTAVDPEHPDSYYNVSDRLVRETPGAWKPDQYSNPNNPLSHYHSTGPELWEQTEGKITHFVAGVGTGGTISGTGRYLKDASDGRVQVIGADPEGSVYSGGSGRPYLIEGVGEDFWPTAYDRTVADEIVAVSDKDAFQMTRRLAKEEGLLVGGSCGMAVVAALRVAERLGPDDVVVVLLPDSGRGYLSKIFNDEWMADYGFLEDEGPSARVGDVLNYKAGGSIPSLVHMHPEETVGEAIEVLREYGVSQMPVVKPGAGHPDVMAAEVVGSVVERELLDALFSKRASLEDPLEKHMCRPLPQVGSGEPVGDLMSVLGAADAAIVLVEGKPTGVVSRQDLLAFLAEGGKQ; this is encoded by the coding sequence GTGCAATTCCACGACTCGATGATCAGCCTCGTCGGCAACACCCCGCTGGTGCGGCTCAACAACGTGACCAAGGGCATCCGGGCAACCGTCCTTGCCAAGGTGGAGTACTTCAACCCCGGCGGCTCCGTGAAGGACCGCATCGCCCTGCGCATGATCGAGGCCGCCGAGCAGAGCGGGGAACTGAAGCCGGGCGGCACCATCGTGGAGCCGACCAGCGGCAACACCGGTGTGGGGCTCGCGATCGTCGCTCAGCAGAAGGGGTACAAGTGCATCTTCGTGTGCCCCGACAAGGTGAGCACCGACAAGATCAACGTGCTGCGCGCCTACGGCGCGGAGGTCGTGGTCTGCCCGACCGCCGTGGATCCCGAGCACCCCGACTCGTACTACAACGTCTCCGACCGGCTCGTCCGCGAGACCCCGGGCGCCTGGAAGCCGGACCAGTACTCCAACCCCAACAACCCGCTCTCCCACTATCACTCGACCGGCCCCGAGCTGTGGGAGCAGACCGAGGGGAAGATCACCCACTTCGTGGCGGGCGTGGGCACCGGCGGCACCATCTCCGGCACCGGCCGCTACCTGAAGGACGCCAGTGACGGCAGGGTCCAGGTCATCGGCGCCGACCCGGAGGGTTCCGTCTACTCCGGCGGCTCCGGGCGGCCGTACCTGATCGAGGGCGTGGGCGAGGACTTCTGGCCGACCGCCTACGACCGCACCGTCGCCGACGAGATCGTCGCCGTGTCCGACAAGGACGCCTTCCAGATGACCCGCCGTCTGGCCAAGGAGGAGGGCCTGCTGGTGGGCGGCTCCTGCGGCATGGCCGTCGTGGCCGCGCTGCGGGTCGCCGAGCGGCTGGGCCCCGACGACGTGGTGGTCGTCCTGCTGCCGGACAGCGGCCGCGGTTACCTCAGCAAGATCTTCAACGACGAGTGGATGGCCGACTACGGCTTCCTCGAGGACGAGGGTCCCAGCGCCCGCGTCGGCGACGTCCTCAACTACAAGGCGGGCGGCTCCATCCCGTCCCTGGTGCACATGCACCCGGAGGAGACCGTCGGCGAGGCCATCGAGGTGCTGCGCGAGTACGGCGTCTCGCAGATGCCGGTCGTCAAGCCGGGCGCCGGGCACCCGGACGTGATGGCGGCCGAGGTCGTCGGCTCGGTCGTGGAGCGGGAGCTGCTGGACGCCCTGTTCTCCAAGCGGGCCTCGCTGGAGGACCCGCTGGAGAAGCACATGTGCCGGCCGCTGCCCCAGGTCGGCTCCGGCGAGCCGGTCGGCGACCTGATGTCGGTGCTCGGCGCGGCGGACGCGGCCATCGTCCTCGTCGAGGGCAAGCCGACCGGCGTGGTCAGCCGGCAGGACCTGCTGGCGTTCCTGGCCGAGGGTGGAAAGCAGTAG